From a single Nothobranchius furzeri strain GRZ-AD chromosome 7, NfurGRZ-RIMD1, whole genome shotgun sequence genomic region:
- the LOC139070711 gene encoding LOW QUALITY PROTEIN: piggyBac transposable element-derived protein 4-like (The sequence of the model RefSeq protein was modified relative to this genomic sequence to represent the inferred CDS: inserted 2 bases in 1 codon; substituted 1 base at 1 genomic stop codon), translating into MSSRRLTAEEALSQLFNWDSNDKEDVSETEDFSEAEDNVTDDPDYQFSDEDSKEESSVIASSSENQGMQQSSSTEGAWTSKDGKIKWSTSPHRSRGRLSSANVIKMTPGPTRFAVTRVDNIHSAFHLFIPSPIEKIILDMTNLEGRRVFQQKWKPMDLTDLHAYIGILVLAGVYRSKGEANASLWNEENGRPIFRATMSLETFHKISRVIRFDNRETRASRCERDKLAAIRDVWDKWVEILPLLYNPGPHVTVDECLVPFRGRCPFRQYMPNKPAKYGIKIWAACDAKSSYAWNMQVYTGKLPGEASEKNQGMRVVLQMSEGLQGHNITCDNFFTSYWLGDELQKRKLTMLGTIRKNKPELPSEILKMQGRPPHSSKFVFTEKATVVSYCPKKNKNVLVMSTMHTDASLSTREDKKPQMILDYNSTKGGVDNLDKVTATYSCQRKTARWPLVIFYNIVDVSAYSAFVLWTEINQHWNVGKLYRRRLFLEELGKSLVTPEIQRRARPARSPAAAALIENVRSASSDQCTMNPVDXQVCPSRXDIKTSTVCEKCKKCICRKHTVTLCPSCGQH; encoded by the exons ATGAGCTCTAGAAGGTTGACAGCTGAAGAAGCTTTATCTCAGCTTTTTAACTGGGATAGCAATGACAAAGAAGATGTTTCAGAGACAGAGGATTTTTCAGAGGCTGAGGACAATGTTACTGATGATCCAGACTACCAATTTTCTGATGAGGATTCTAAAGAGGAGTCTTCTGTCATAGCTTCATCAAGTGAAAACCAAGGAATGCAGCAATCATCATCTACAGAGGGGGCATGGACATCTAAAGATGGTAAAATAAAATGGTCAACATCACCACACCGAAGTCGAGGCAGACTGTCATCTGCTaatgtcatcaaaatgacacCTGGTCCTACAAGATTTGCAGTCACACGAGTTGATAATATCCATTCAGCATTTCATCTCTTCATACCCTCTCCAATAGAAAAGATTATACTGGACATGACTAACTTGGAGGGGAGGCGTGTATTTCAACAGAAATGGAAGCCCATGGATCTGACTGACTTGCATGCTTATATTGGAATCCTGGTATTAGCTGGAGTATACAGGTCAAAGGGAGAAGCAAATGCAAGTCTATGGAATGAAGAGAATGGAAGGCCGATCTTTCGTGCAACAATGTCTCTTGAGACATTTCACAAGATATCTCGTGTGATCCGATTTGACAACCGTGAAACCAGAGCCAGTCGCTGTGAAAGAGACAAACTTGCTGCAATCAGAGATGTATGGGATAAATGGGTGGAGATTCTACCTTTGTTGTACAACCCTGGTCCCCATGTGACTGTAGATGAGTGCCTTGTTCCATTCAGGGGCCGCTGTCCTTTCCGACAGTATATGCCCAACAAGCCGGCCAAGTATGGCATCAAAATATGGGCAGCTTGTGATGCTAAATCTAGCTATGCATGGAATATGCAGGTGTACACCGGAAAGCTACCTGGAGAGGCATCTGAGAAGAATCAGGGGATGCGTGTGGTGCTGCAGATGAGTGAAGGGCTGCAAGGGCATAACATCACCTGTGACAACTTCTTTACATCCTACTGGCTTGGAGATGAACTTCAGAAAAGAAAGCTCACTATGTTGGGAACAATCAGGAAAAATAAACCAGAACTTCCCAGTGAAATTCTGAAGATGCAGGGAAGACCTCCACATTCCTCAAAATTTGTTTTCACCGAGAAAGCAACAGTTGTTTCATACTgcccaaagaaaaacaaaaatgttcttgTCATGAGCACAATGCACACAGATGCATCTCTGAGCACAAGAGAAGACAAAAAACCACAAATGATCCTGGACTACAACTCCACCAAAGGAGGAGTAGACAATCTTGACAAAGTCACAGCAACATACAGCTGCCAGCGCAAAACAGCTCGTTGGCCCTTGGTGATTTTCTACAACATTGTGGATGTGTCAGCTTACAGTGCCTTTGTCCTGTGGACTGAAATCAACCAACATTGGAATGTCGGCAAACTGTACCGACGTCGGCTTTTCCTGGAAGAACTGGGAAAAAGTCTTGTCACCCCCGAGATCCAGAGGCGAGCCAGACCAGCTCGatccccagcagcagcagctctcatTGAAAACGTCAGGTCTGCATCATCTGACCAATGTACAATGAATCCAGTGGA ACAGGTCTGTCCCTCACGATAAGACATTAAAACAAGCACCGTTTGTGAGAAGTGCAAGAAGTGCATTTGCAGAAAGCACACAGTTACACTCTGTCCATCATGTGGACAACACTGA